In Methanocalculus natronophilus, one genomic interval encodes:
- a CDS encoding glycosyltransferase: MKIAIFHDYFGAIGGGERVVLTLADILKADIITTDTDAAGRLGTSVPIRSLGSTVKIPPFKQISATWKFASPDYSEDYDFFIFTGNWSHYAARSHHPNLWYCYTPVRAFYDLYPAFLLRQGFLARQAFRAWTSVHRRLDQRSVTKVDRIVTISENVRQRIMQYYGRDAEIIYPPIDTSRYRCIEYGNFWLSVNRLYPEKRIELQIEAFRMIPDEQLVIVGGYAEGDHAGRYVESLRQNLPSNVELLGEVTEEYLLDLYGRCRGLVCTALDEDFGLTPVEAMASGKPVVAVNEGGFRETVTPGTGVLVSADAREIAEAVRQVSSEPERYREACVKRAKEFDTIVFSEKIQRVINDVS, encoded by the coding sequence ATGAAGATTGCGATCTTCCATGACTATTTCGGGGCGATCGGGGGAGGGGAACGGGTTGTCCTCACCCTCGCCGATATCCTCAAAGCAGATATCATCACCACAGATACGGATGCAGCAGGCAGGCTGGGTACCAGTGTGCCGATCAGGAGTCTTGGAAGTACGGTGAAAATCCCCCCTTTCAAACAGATTTCAGCTACCTGGAAGTTCGCTTCACCAGACTATTCAGAGGACTATGATTTCTTTATCTTCACCGGGAACTGGAGCCATTATGCTGCCCGGAGCCACCACCCGAACCTCTGGTACTGCTATACCCCGGTTCGGGCATTTTATGATCTCTATCCCGCATTTCTGTTGCGCCAGGGTTTCCTGGCAAGGCAGGCATTCAGGGCGTGGACTTCCGTCCATAGACGGCTCGATCAGCGTTCTGTTACAAAGGTTGACCGGATCGTCACCATCTCGGAAAATGTCCGCCAGAGGATTATGCAGTATTATGGCCGCGACGCAGAGATCATCTATCCTCCCATTGATACCTCCCGCTACCGCTGTATCGAGTACGGCAACTTCTGGCTCTCAGTGAACCGCCTCTATCCCGAGAAGCGGATCGAGCTCCAGATCGAGGCGTTCCGGATGATTCCGGATGAGCAGCTGGTGATCGTGGGCGGATATGCAGAAGGGGATCATGCTGGCCGCTACGTTGAATCTCTCCGGCAGAATCTTCCTTCGAATGTTGAGCTCCTCGGCGAAGTCACCGAAGAGTATCTCCTCGATCTCTATGGCCGATGCCGGGGCCTGGTGTGTACCGCCCTTGACGAGGATTTCGGGCTGACCCCGGTCGAGGCGATGGCCTCCGGGAAGCCGGTTGTGGCGGTGAATGAAGGCGGCTTCCGGGAGACGGTGACTCCAGGAACAGGAGTGCTGGTTTCCGCAGATGCACGCGAGATTGCGGAGGCGGTGAGGCAGGTGTCGAGTGAGCCGGAGCGTTACCGGGAGGCATGTGTGAAGAGGGCGAAGGAGTTTGATACAATTGTCTTTTCAGAAAAAATACAGCGGGTGATAAATGATGTTTCTTAA
- a CDS encoding ABC transporter permease, which produces MMFLNHIRTLYNYRALIRALAWGEFKQRYKNSILGYFWSLLEPLLLLTVLYVVFSNLMRIEVEYYQLFLLLGIILWNFFAKATSFGLSAIVGRPGLVQKIYFPRDILVLSFCITALLMSIFESLVFILFMLYFKVAPSVTLLYVLPILLILFTLALGVSLALAALNVSYRDVQFIWAVVLSAGFFATPILYPVTIFPEGLRDIFLLNPMAHIIIEARNVIIYATPPSIGSLLYAGIVSLITLAVGYLIFAHYEPRFAEEM; this is translated from the coding sequence ATGATGTTTCTTAACCACATCAGAACCCTCTATAATTATAGAGCTCTGATCCGGGCGCTTGCCTGGGGTGAGTTCAAACAGAGATATAAAAACTCCATTCTTGGATACTTCTGGTCGCTTCTTGAACCGCTTCTATTGCTTACAGTACTGTATGTAGTATTTTCAAACCTGATGCGGATAGAGGTTGAGTACTACCAGCTCTTCCTGCTCCTTGGTATCATTCTCTGGAACTTTTTTGCAAAAGCAACATCATTTGGCCTCTCTGCAATTGTTGGAAGACCCGGTCTTGTACAGAAAATTTACTTCCCACGAGATATTCTTGTACTATCTTTCTGTATAACAGCTCTCCTTATGAGCATCTTTGAGTCCCTGGTCTTCATCTTATTTATGCTCTATTTCAAGGTAGCTCCATCAGTAACACTGTTGTATGTGCTCCCAATCCTGCTTATTCTCTTCACCCTGGCTCTTGGAGTTTCGCTTGCACTGGCCGCCCTGAATGTCTCGTATCGCGATGTCCAGTTTATCTGGGCTGTGGTATTGTCCGCAGGTTTCTTTGCCACCCCTATCCTTTACCCGGTTACAATTTTTCCTGAAGGACTTCGTGATATCTTTCTTTTAAACCCAATGGCCCATATCATCATTGAGGCAAGGAATGTGATAATCTATGCAACACCTCCATCGATCGGAAGCCTTCTGTATGCAGGAATTGTCTCCCTCATTACACTTGCAGTCGGATACCTGATTTTCGCTCACTATGAACCTCGTTTTGCGGAGGAGATGTAA
- a CDS encoding Wzt carbohydrate-binding domain-containing protein: protein MQTDPEILLLDEVLAVGDMDFQQKCMDVLKRYRNEGVTIVFVSHDLGSVRRFCDRTLLLRQGEQVALGETSDVIDRYIYGKSAEEPTGAAPEADAAPAEQVERTRWGDGKVEITGVKFYNKFGAESIRFNTFDPMTIRIFYSTHDCVKDPVFGIALYFERGEHLYGTNTELKDISIEYITGSGFLDLEIERIPMLAGRFLLSAAVQTRDQKPYDWRDKEFFFDVISTGRDAGIVDIPCHWVIE from the coding sequence ATACAGACCGATCCAGAAATTCTGCTCCTTGATGAAGTACTCGCCGTTGGTGATATGGATTTTCAGCAGAAATGTATGGATGTCCTCAAGCGTTACCGGAACGAAGGTGTTACAATTGTCTTCGTCTCCCATGATCTCGGCTCGGTTCGGAGGTTCTGTGATCGCACCCTCCTCCTTCGCCAGGGAGAGCAGGTTGCTTTAGGGGAGACAAGCGACGTTATCGACCGGTATATTTATGGTAAGTCGGCTGAAGAGCCAACCGGAGCTGCACCTGAAGCCGATGCAGCACCTGCCGAACAGGTGGAGAGGACACGCTGGGGTGATGGTAAGGTCGAGATCACCGGAGTTAAATTCTACAATAAGTTTGGTGCTGAGAGTATCCGGTTCAACACCTTCGATCCGATGACGATCAGGATTTTTTACTCGACCCATGATTGCGTCAAAGATCCGGTTTTTGGTATCGCTCTCTACTTTGAACGTGGCGAACACCTCTACGGGACGAATACAGAATTAAAGGACATTTCGATCGAATATATCACCGGTTCGGGATTTCTGGATCTTGAGATTGAGCGGATCCCGATGCTTGCCGGTCGGTTCCTCCTTAGCGCAGCAGTGCAGACCCGTGATCAAAAACCCTATGACTGGCGGGACAAAGAGTTCTTCTTTGATGTTATCTCTACCGGGAGGGATGCAGGGATTGTGGATATTCCCTGCCACTGGGTTATTGAGTGA
- a CDS encoding glycosyltransferase has protein sequence MRIVIDLQGAQSKGSCNRGIGRYSLSLAQAIVRNRGIHEVFIALKGGFPDTIEHIRSVFDGLLPQENIRVWNLPGSVCAIIQSNTWRREATELLREAFLASLKPDVVLVSSLFEGLGDDAVTSIGVFTCSLPTAVVLYDLIPLIHPKPYLENPIVQSWYLNKIEHLRRADVWLAISESSRQEGISYLGLPKTDVVNISTDADNHFQRIVIPSEDEGNLRLKYGLTKPFLMYTGGIDHRKNIERLIRAFAILPTTIRQNYQLAIICSVHPDTRQALDKIARQQGLKANEIIFTGFIPEEDLVAFYNLCKLFIFPSWHEGFGLPALEAMRCGAPVIAANTSSLPEVIGREDALFDPFSEESIAAKITEVLTNDSLLESLRSHATKQANSFSWDKSAKKAIAAFERLNTKNEENCAKVQVHPHRPKMAYISPLPPERSGIADYSAELLPELAGFYDIDVIVAQSEVSDPWIKACLPIRTVEWFIEHADQYDRILYHFGNSPFHQHMFDLLDQIPGIVVLHDFFLSGILAHLELTGTAPGAWSVELYKSHGYSAVWKRFHTKDMEETIFKFPCNFSTLQRAVGLITHSNYSISLAQECYSKELVDKYVKIPLLRVPVSTNDRIGARRTLGLVADDFIVCSFGHLGSTKQNHRLLNAWMKSSLARDQRCQLIFVGENEGGIYGKQMLDTIYKSGIRDRIRITGWVGKDDYRYYLASADIAVQLRSHSRGETSAAILDCMNNGLATIINANGSNTELPDDAVWMLPDDFDDTDLILALEALWGDTSRRQKLGTRAREVILTRHAPHTCAEQYVQAIEKFYANAQTGRKALINTLARLEKLPSDNGTLVTLATAIAQNLPSKHPAHQLMVDITGLVQQDGIRSIQHMARCILKELLQNPPPGYRVEPVYVPTGRSGYHYARNFTLHFIDCPFNGLPDDPIEFRSGDILIGLAPQTHISYVQEEALESLRLHGIGIYFVIDDTHPILLPQDNIDNKERDLEKWLNSIVRFDGVLCTSIAGLGEFIKLLEKNGPKRLRPLKIGQFHLCKEVANVASTRDLPNEMVQVLNQHNYNSDDESCLSWEQSTQQMLDLIFKGKWYTEWSNNKNC, from the coding sequence ATGCGTATTGTAATCGATCTACAAGGAGCACAATCAAAGGGATCATGCAATAGAGGTATCGGTCGGTACTCTCTCTCACTAGCTCAGGCAATAGTGCGCAATCGAGGTATACATGAAGTATTTATCGCCCTGAAAGGGGGATTTCCTGATACTATTGAACATATTCGCTCGGTCTTTGACGGTCTGCTACCGCAGGAAAATATCCGTGTCTGGAATCTGCCAGGTTCAGTGTGTGCCATAATCCAATCAAACACCTGGCGACGTGAAGCAACAGAACTGCTTCGTGAGGCTTTCCTGGCAAGCTTAAAACCGGATGTTGTCCTGGTCTCAAGTTTGTTCGAGGGTTTGGGTGATGATGCCGTCACCAGTATTGGAGTGTTTACCTGTTCATTACCTACTGCAGTTGTACTCTACGATCTCATACCGCTTATTCATCCTAAACCTTATCTTGAAAATCCAATTGTTCAAAGTTGGTATCTTAATAAAATCGAACATCTACGTCGGGCAGATGTGTGGTTGGCAATTTCCGAATCTTCCCGTCAGGAAGGTATCAGTTATCTTGGACTTCCTAAAACCGATGTCGTTAATATATCCACTGATGCCGACAACCACTTTCAAAGGATAGTAATCCCCTCAGAAGATGAAGGAAATCTCCGTTTAAAGTACGGTTTGACAAAACCATTTCTCATGTATACAGGTGGTATTGATCATCGCAAGAACATCGAGAGGCTAATACGGGCCTTCGCCATCTTGCCAACTACCATACGTCAGAATTACCAACTTGCAATTATCTGTTCCGTGCATCCCGATACCCGGCAGGCACTTGATAAAATCGCCCGACAACAAGGATTGAAAGCGAATGAAATAATCTTTACAGGTTTTATACCCGAGGAAGACTTGGTTGCTTTTTACAATTTGTGTAAGCTTTTTATTTTTCCATCATGGCACGAAGGCTTCGGCCTTCCTGCGCTGGAAGCAATGCGATGTGGTGCGCCCGTAATAGCAGCTAACACCTCCAGTCTGCCGGAGGTAATAGGGCGAGAAGACGCTTTATTTGATCCATTTTCTGAAGAATCCATCGCAGCAAAAATAACCGAGGTGTTGACGAATGACAGCCTCCTTGAGAGCCTGAGGAGCCACGCCACAAAGCAGGCAAACAGCTTTTCCTGGGATAAGAGCGCCAAGAAGGCAATAGCAGCCTTTGAACGATTAAATACTAAAAACGAGGAAAATTGCGCTAAAGTCCAAGTACATCCCCATCGTCCGAAGATGGCATATATCTCACCTCTTCCACCCGAACGGAGCGGTATTGCTGATTATAGTGCTGAGTTATTACCCGAATTGGCCGGCTTTTACGATATCGATGTAATTGTTGCTCAGTCGGAAGTGTCTGATCCCTGGATTAAAGCTTGCCTGCCCATTCGAACAGTTGAATGGTTCATAGAACATGCCGATCAGTATGATCGCATCCTCTACCATTTCGGCAACTCCCCATTCCATCAGCACATGTTCGATCTACTTGATCAAATACCGGGCATAGTTGTACTGCACGATTTTTTCCTGAGTGGCATATTGGCACATCTGGAACTAACTGGAACGGCACCCGGCGCATGGAGCGTTGAGCTATATAAGTCTCACGGGTATTCAGCAGTCTGGAAGCGGTTTCACACAAAAGACATGGAAGAGACCATCTTTAAATTTCCATGCAACTTTAGTACTCTCCAGAGGGCAGTGGGTTTAATAACTCACTCAAACTACTCGATCTCACTCGCACAGGAATGTTACAGCAAGGAGCTGGTCGATAAATACGTTAAAATTCCACTTCTGCGTGTTCCAGTCAGCACAAACGATAGGATAGGAGCACGTAGGACACTTGGGCTGGTAGCAGATGATTTCATAGTATGCAGCTTCGGACACCTCGGATCAACCAAGCAAAATCACCGTCTTCTGAATGCCTGGATGAAATCCAGTCTTGCAAGGGATCAACGCTGTCAACTAATCTTTGTAGGTGAAAATGAAGGTGGCATCTATGGAAAACAGATGCTGGACACTATTTATAAGAGCGGCATTCGTGACCGTATTCGTATCACAGGTTGGGTTGGAAAAGATGATTATAGGTACTATCTTGCATCTGCAGATATAGCCGTTCAACTCAGATCACATTCACGTGGAGAAACCTCTGCAGCAATCCTGGATTGTATGAATAATGGTCTGGCAACCATTATAAACGCTAACGGATCAAACACCGAATTACCGGATGATGCCGTATGGATGCTACCAGATGATTTCGATGATACCGATCTGATCCTGGCGCTGGAAGCATTGTGGGGCGACACCTCAAGGCGTCAGAAACTGGGTACTCGAGCACGCGAAGTGATTCTGACGCGCCATGCACCCCATACATGTGCTGAACAATATGTCCAGGCTATTGAAAAATTCTATGCTAACGCGCAAACAGGAAGAAAAGCGCTGATCAACACACTAGCCCGATTAGAAAAATTGCCTTCTGATAATGGGACATTAGTAACCCTGGCTACTGCTATTGCACAGAACCTACCGTCAAAACACCCCGCACATCAACTTATGGTGGATATCACTGGCCTGGTTCAACAGGACGGTATAAGAAGTATTCAGCATATGGCGAGGTGCATACTTAAAGAATTACTCCAGAACCCGCCACCAGGCTATCGGGTAGAGCCGGTTTATGTTCCCACAGGACGTTCAGGTTATCATTATGCGCGAAATTTCACCCTACATTTTATAGATTGTCCATTCAACGGGTTGCCAGATGACCCGATCGAATTTCGATCAGGTGATATTCTAATCGGATTAGCGCCGCAAACACATATATCATATGTGCAAGAGGAGGCTCTGGAATCACTCCGTCTTCATGGAATAGGGATCTATTTTGTGATTGATGACACTCACCCAATATTATTACCTCAGGACAATATTGACAATAAGGAGAGAGATCTGGAAAAGTGGTTGAATTCAATTGTTCGGTTCGATGGTGTATTATGTACTTCAATTGCCGGCTTAGGTGAATTCATAAAGTTGCTTGAAAAGAATGGCCCAAAGCGTCTTCGCCCTCTCAAGATCGGCCAATTCCATTTGTGTAAGGAAGTCGCTAATGTTGCTTCAACACGTGACCTCCCTAACGAAATGGTTCAAGTTCTAAACCAACACAATTATAATTCAGATGATGAATCGTGCTTAAGCTGGGAGCAAAGCACCCAACAGATGTTGGATCTAATATTCAAGGGGAAATGGTACACCGAATGGAGTAATAATAAAAACTGCTAA
- a CDS encoding FkbM family methyltransferase, with protein sequence MLWRALKHIENGYYIDVGAWRPDVDSVTRAFYERGWQGINIEPDPDSHALLQKHRTRDVNLSNAVGDKTGIQTLHVVRETGLSTLDEDIAQKHTKAGWVVQKREVEIITLAALWEEHVPNDQDVHFLKVDVEGSEEPVLRGNDWSKFRPWIVIVEATIPSSQEESYDAWEPILLTASYDFAYADGLNRFYIANEHAELLPAFKYPPNVFDHIKLDIQQQAEVKAHQAEVKAHQAEVKAHQATTALSSAKTKNDELSRELHSMQASICWRITRPLRIAFDILLWIRARGAGALQRVKYGIKHVFSFILAYVAHFILARPRLKIRAMAFLHRIPALETRLYRFVVEGRISSGGKTVQITYNNPEKAIAEYSDLTPSARCTYTELKAAIERDRRRGY encoded by the coding sequence ATGCTCTGGCGGGCACTAAAACACATTGAGAATGGATATTATATTGATGTGGGTGCGTGGCGCCCGGATGTTGACTCTGTAACACGAGCATTTTACGAGCGAGGTTGGCAAGGGATTAATATCGAGCCAGATCCAGATTCACACGCCCTACTTCAAAAGCATAGAACTCGTGACGTAAATTTAAGCAATGCAGTGGGTGATAAGACAGGCATACAAACCCTTCATGTTGTGCGCGAAACAGGTTTATCAACACTTGACGAGGATATTGCACAAAAACATACCAAGGCAGGATGGGTAGTACAGAAACGGGAAGTAGAAATTATAACCCTTGCTGCCTTGTGGGAAGAACATGTGCCGAATGACCAAGACGTTCATTTTCTTAAAGTAGATGTGGAAGGTTCAGAAGAACCAGTACTGAGAGGGAACGATTGGTCAAAATTTCGCCCCTGGATTGTTATCGTTGAAGCAACAATACCCTCATCCCAAGAAGAGAGTTATGATGCATGGGAGCCAATTCTTCTCACCGCAAGTTACGATTTCGCTTATGCAGATGGATTGAATCGCTTTTACATAGCAAATGAGCATGCTGAACTACTCCCTGCATTTAAATACCCCCCCAACGTCTTTGACCACATTAAGTTAGATATACAGCAGCAAGCCGAAGTAAAAGCCCATCAAGCCGAAGTAAAAGCTCATCAAGCCGAAGTAAAAGCTCATCAAGCCACCACTGCGTTGAGCAGTGCCAAAACAAAAAATGATGAGCTAAGCAGGGAACTCCATTCCATGCAGGCTAGCATCTGCTGGCGTATCACCCGTCCACTACGAATTGCATTTGACATACTTCTCTGGATAAGGGCAAGGGGTGCAGGTGCTCTACAAAGAGTCAAATATGGAATAAAACATGTGTTCAGTTTCATCCTGGCCTATGTAGCTCATTTCATTCTGGCTCGCCCTAGGCTAAAGATAAGAGCAATGGCTTTTTTACATAGAATTCCTGCACTTGAAACCCGGCTATACAGGTTTGTTGTAGAAGGAAGAATAAGCTCAGGTGGAAAGACAGTACAGATCACATATAACAACCCTGAAAAGGCAATAGCAGAATATTCGGACCTTACTCCCTCAGCTCGTTGCACCTATACTGAACTGAAAGCAGCTATTGAGCGAGATAGAAGGAGAGGCTATTGA
- a CDS encoding sulfatase-like hydrolase/transferase: protein MTIQDKIKNNKDYIRGRFSDPDTVKAAVGASFLLSVTLLFFGPSYLYYTNLLQIPYYYTDLVWLFVAYSLAAGAILAIVLILLKGTVHQRAVAIVFALGLLFWIQGHILVWDYGVLDGRAIIWEDYLINGIIDSVIWIALLALALFKGPSFYKHIALASVLLLVIQGGGLVAEVYQAPDEPEWKSYAIGYDDEAMFEFSSEQNVIILVLDMFQSDLFQEIIDEDPEYREMFDGFTFYRNAVGGHPTTYPSVTYILTGKHYDNSIPIQEHIKNSFLENSIPKAIKESGYRVDLYPLFGPEIYLGEEIASSVGIKQQSEVDRVVDGQKGASELRELTLFRYLPHIFKRYFHTIPFVDLGNGDDLHRDVIFYNTLVSDTSVSDNNKVFKFYHIWGAHAPYTLNSQLHKEDLPQNRSGAKEQAKAALKISGGLIDQLRKHDIYDNSMIFIIADHGNPGGSIGLNYQPLSGVDSINEYLVDKRVITSGIPLMLVKPFDSDGELIISDAPVTLGDIPQTIASELQLSYEFPGQSILSISEPEERERWYYYYFWSKEYFDLSREYLPPMTQYTITGHSWLPSSWKPTYRVYTPGEVIQYQDYTIPYFMILNRFSIQSGVGYRDYDSSINETVFISSRLTNQSGYLIYGPYISLHSGDYTIKYEIKAENVTQPDEPIFTVDIHSAYTDENPPTFMTDKMRSIYVNEIIEGEYTTIQLNLLIDTYNPNRLIEFRVFQPLNSDLYVKNIDIIKNE, encoded by the coding sequence ATGACGATACAAGATAAAATAAAAAATAACAAAGATTACATCCGTGGCAGATTCAGCGACCCGGATACGGTGAAGGCAGCCGTTGGAGCATCATTTCTGTTATCAGTCACCCTCCTGTTCTTCGGCCCGTCATACCTATATTATACAAATCTCCTGCAGATCCCCTATTACTATACTGACCTTGTCTGGCTCTTTGTTGCATACTCTCTTGCAGCGGGAGCCATCCTCGCCATCGTCCTGATCCTGCTCAAAGGCACCGTGCACCAGCGGGCGGTTGCCATTGTGTTTGCACTCGGCCTGCTCTTCTGGATACAGGGGCATATCCTGGTCTGGGATTATGGAGTCCTTGATGGAAGAGCGATCATCTGGGAGGATTACCTCATCAACGGGATCATCGACTCAGTAATCTGGATCGCTCTCCTCGCTCTCGCCCTCTTCAAAGGCCCATCCTTCTACAAGCATATCGCCCTTGCGAGCGTCCTGCTCCTCGTCATCCAGGGAGGAGGGCTCGTCGCCGAGGTGTACCAGGCACCCGACGAGCCCGAGTGGAAGAGCTATGCAATCGGCTATGATGATGAAGCGATGTTTGAGTTCTCATCTGAACAGAATGTTATTATCCTGGTGCTGGATATGTTCCAATCGGATCTCTTCCAGGAGATCATTGATGAGGATCCGGAATACCGGGAAATGTTTGACGGGTTTACGTTTTATAGGAATGCGGTTGGAGGGCATCCCACAACATATCCATCTGTTACATACATACTAACAGGAAAACACTATGACAATTCTATTCCAATACAGGAGCATATTAAAAACTCATTTTTAGAGAATTCGATTCCAAAGGCGATAAAAGAGAGTGGATATAGAGTGGATCTCTATCCCTTATTCGGGCCTGAAATATATCTTGGAGAGGAAATTGCTTCGAGTGTTGGTATTAAGCAACAAAGTGAGGTAGACAGAGTGGTTGATGGTCAAAAGGGGGCATCGGAACTACGTGAGCTCACTTTGTTCCGATATTTACCACATATTTTCAAGAGGTATTTCCATACAATACCCTTTGTTGATTTAGGGAATGGAGATGATCTTCATCGTGATGTGATCTTCTACAATACATTGGTTTCTGATACCAGTGTGTCCGATAATAATAAAGTGTTCAAATTTTATCATATCTGGGGAGCTCATGCTCCATACACATTGAACTCACAATTACATAAGGAAGATTTACCTCAGAATCGTTCAGGAGCCAAAGAGCAGGCAAAAGCGGCATTGAAGATAAGCGGAGGACTCATTGACCAGCTAAGGAAACATGATATCTACGATAATTCTATGATATTTATAATTGCAGATCATGGAAATCCAGGGGGATCAATCGGTCTGAATTATCAACCTTTGAGTGGAGTAGATTCAATAAATGAATATTTGGTTGATAAAAGAGTAATCACCTCTGGGATACCCCTTATGCTTGTGAAACCATTTGATTCAGATGGAGAACTCATCATATCAGATGCACCTGTTACACTAGGTGATATTCCACAAACTATAGCATCAGAGTTACAGTTGTCATATGAGTTCCCAGGGCAATCTATTCTCTCAATTAGTGAGCCGGAAGAACGGGAACGATGGTATTATTATTATTTTTGGTCGAAAGAATATTTTGATTTGAGCAGAGAATACCTACCTCCTATGACGCAATATACAATTACTGGACATAGCTGGCTTCCAAGCTCCTGGAAACCAACATATCGAGTATACACCCCCGGAGAAGTGATCCAATACCAAGATTACACTATTCCTTATTTTATGATACTAAATAGATTTAGCATCCAATCAGGAGTTGGTTATAGAGATTATGATTCTTCAATCAATGAAACTGTCTTTATTAGTTCAAGACTAACAAATCAATCAGGTTACTTGATTTATGGACCGTACATAAGTCTACATTCTGGAGATTACACAATAAAATATGAAATAAAAGCCGAAAACGTCACCCAACCAGATGAACCCATCTTTACAGTAGATATCCATAGTGCATATACAGATGAAAACCCTCCAACCTTTATGACTGATAAGATGAGGAGCATATATGTAAATGAAATCATTGAAGGAGAATACACAACCATTCAATTGAATCTATTAATAGATACATATAATCCCAATCGCCTTATTGAGTTCAGAGTCTTTCAGCCCCTTAATAGTGATCTGTATGTCAAAAACATTGACATCATCAAAAATGAATAA
- a CDS encoding IS5 family transposase, producing the protein MSTFFNFAIKDEYRRFAQQGNNLGTLSSLIDWERFRPLLSDLYTNTEGKGGRPNYDVVFMIKLMVLQQLYGLSDPQLEREVYDRLSFRHFLDYPTKIPDASTIWLFRERLIKTGKEELIWTEFQHQIDQKGLTIHRGVIQDASFITADPGHAPADTPRGKDAKTRRSRDGTWAKKGSKSHFGFKLHILMDKEHQLIRRMATTPASVHDSKIDLSRSGETVYRDKGYFGVKPCASMDKTMHRGVRNHPLSTKEKRRNRAINRIRPLVERPFAVMKKVFRAGHVMVTTCARAHIKCLFSCWGYNLKQLQTLKRWPV; encoded by the coding sequence ATGAGCACGTTCTTTAATTTTGCAATTAAGGATGAATATCGCCGCTTTGCTCAACAAGGAAACAATCTTGGTACCTTATCCTCCTTGATCGACTGGGAGCGGTTTCGTCCTCTTCTCTCTGATCTCTACACCAACACCGAAGGAAAAGGTGGCCGACCAAACTATGACGTTGTTTTCATGATCAAACTCATGGTTCTGCAGCAACTGTATGGATTATCAGATCCCCAGCTTGAACGAGAAGTCTATGATCGCTTATCGTTCCGTCATTTTCTCGACTACCCAACGAAAATTCCAGATGCCTCCACCATCTGGCTATTCCGAGAGCGTCTGATCAAAACAGGGAAAGAAGAATTGATCTGGACTGAATTCCAACATCAGATCGATCAGAAAGGATTGACAATTCATCGTGGTGTGATCCAGGATGCAAGTTTCATCACTGCAGATCCGGGTCATGCACCCGCCGATACACCGCGAGGAAAAGATGCAAAGACGCGGCGAAGCCGTGATGGGACATGGGCAAAGAAAGGGTCAAAATCTCATTTTGGGTTTAAATTGCATATTCTCATGGATAAGGAACATCAACTTATCCGACGAATGGCAACAACACCAGCTTCAGTTCATGATAGCAAAATTGATCTCTCCCGATCCGGAGAGACGGTATACAGGGACAAGGGATATTTTGGCGTCAAGCCCTGTGCATCCATGGATAAGACAATGCATAGAGGAGTTCGAAACCACCCATTATCAACTAAGGAAAAGCGTAGAAACCGAGCGATCAACAGGATACGTCCTCTTGTTGAACGACCGTTTGCTGTGATGAAAAAAGTGTTCAGAGCTGGTCATGTGATGGTAACAACCTGTGCAAGGGCGCATATCAAGTGCCTGTTCTCATGTTGGGGTTACAATTTGAAGCAACTTCAGACGCTCAAACGATGGCCTGTTTGA